The region CGACGTGCTTGTCCAGAGGGAGTTTGGTCTTTTATTCTTTGGCACCATATACTCATCTGTCACTCACCAGACCCACCACCTTCCCAGATGTGGAGTTGGCAGGGACACTCGGGGAGGGTGTGGTCTGTGCCAAGTGCTCAAAGGGCGGGGTGCACCACAGCCGGGCATAAAGGGCAGCCCCATGAGGAGCCAGCACAGCTTTACCCAGAACCCCCTGACCCGCAGCGGCCCCGAGCACAGCGCCCTGAGATGAAGGCCCTGGTCCTGACCATCACACTCGGCCTGTTTGCTGCCCTGCAGGCCCAGGAGCCCCTGTCCACCCGCCCAGAGACACAGGATGTGAGCCTGCAGAGAGGAGGGGGCGGGGTTTGCCTGCAGGTGGGCGGTGGCCAGGGTCGCTGTCTCCGGAGGGGCCGTTCAAGGGCACGGAGTGGTCAGCGGTGCCGCTCTGTCCTTGGGGAGCAGGCTCAGCTCAGGGAGAGATGAACTGGTGCCCTGGAGACCCCGACGGCACTCCAGGGCCCTCTAGAGTGAGGACTCTGGATGCCAGGGCCTGGCGCCACAGAGATGGGGTTGTGGGGTGGCAGACACGCCCTGCCTCTGCTGGGGCTGGgagccctgggggctgggctggtTCTAACTAAGCCCTGGGGAGCAGGTGTGTGGGAATCCAGCCTGCCTTTGAGGGGCTGCAGCCTGGGTGCTGGGGCAGCAGGTGGCCGAGGGGGAGAATCTGGGCCCTGCCACCCTGGGCTCACGCCCAGGCCCTGCTCAGTTCACAGGAACATGGTATGTGAAGGCCATGGCGACTGACAAGCACATGCCTATGGAGAAGAGGCCCGACAAGGTGTCCCCAGTGACAATGACAGCCCTGGATGGTGGGGACTTGGAGGTCTCCTTTACCTTCATGTGAGTGTCTCCCACCTGGGGTCccgcctcctgcctcctccccagctgggCTGCGGGGTGGCGTGGGGGCAGCCTTCATAGCGCCTCTTCCCATCTCAGTTGGTCAAATGAATGTGTCCCTGACCTGGAAGGAAAGAGTCTTTGGCTGCAGGGTAACAGTGGGACTTGGGGGGGCACCAGGTCAGATGTTGATGTGCCAGGTGAGCTCAGAGGGACATGGGCACAGGTGTGTGTCCTGAAACTGGGGCTACCTCCTGTCCCCAGGAAGGCAGACCAGTGCCATGAGAAGAGGATCGTCCTGCAGCAAATGGCAGAGCCCGGCAAATTCAGCACCTGTGAGTCTGGCCAGGACCCTCCGCTTGGTGGCCTGGCTGTCTGGACCCTCCCTGGTCCTCTCCAGGAGACACCAAGCTCTCCCTCCCACAGGGCCTCATTGTCCTGATGTCAGACACCAGAGGCAGCAGGGGTGACAggagcagccctgccctctgGGTGTCTAGCTCTTCACCCTGTGGGGAAATGAGGCAGGGCACCATGGGGGTGCCGGGTTCCGGCCTCTGACTTCCTCTAGCCTGTGTGACTCACGGCTTGGGTGGTGACCTTCCCCAGGAGGGGCTCTCTTCCCAGTGTCAGGGCCCGCGGCTAGGGCAGGCTGTCCTGCGCAAAGGCGCTGCCGGGGCCCCTGAATGATGGGGGCTCACCGCAGCCAGGGTGATGGAGAAGGCAACCTGTTCCAAAGTGGTCCTCAGCTGGTCTCAAATATTTCCTCCAGGAACGGAGGTGCTGAAGACCCACGTTCTCTCCGTCTGTCCACAGGTGGGGGCAAGAAGAACGTGTATCTCCTGGAGCTGCCCGTTGAGGACCACTACATCTTCTACTGCAAGGGCTCGTTCCACATGGGAAAGCTCATGGGTAGGGGTGGCCCCCTGGGCCCTTGGAGCATCTCTAAACCCAGCCCCACAGTTGCTGCTCCCTGAAGCTCGGGGAACTGGCGGAATCCCTGCCCTGGTTCCAGAACAGGAAGGCCCTGTGCTGGTCTCTGTGTGCCTGGCGTGGTTTGCTGCTCAGGGCAGCCAGTCTGAGCTCCCTCGGGTCTTGACCACTCACAGGGGGAATTCTGGCCTGTGCAGCTGCAACGTGCTACTTCCTGGGGCCTCAGGCATGCAGCCAGGTCCTGTAGGGGCGGGTTGTGTTGCT is a window of Manis pentadactyla isolate mManPen7 chromosome 3, mManPen7.hap1, whole genome shotgun sequence DNA encoding:
- the OBP2B gene encoding odorant-binding protein 2b gives rise to the protein MAGGPSHEPDGPYGAAGPLPHRPPQRSEESVNPGAGHKGQPHEEPAQLYPEPPDPQRPRAQRPEMKALVLTITLGLFAALQAQEPLSTRPETQDFTGTWYVKAMATDKHMPMEKRPDKVSPVTMTALDGGDLEVSFTFMKADQCHEKRIVLQQMAEPGKFSTCGGKKNVYLLELPVEDHYIFYCKGSFHMGKLMGKKPDLNLEALEEFKKFTQRKGLPQESIFLPLQMENCIPESD